In the Thermosipho atlanticus DSM 15807 genome, TTAATATGACGCAAGCAGTAGCACCAATAATGTTGAAACAAGGAAAAGGGAGTATAATAAATACTTCTTCAATAGTAGGAGTATTTGGAAATATAGGCCAAACAAATTATTCTGCAACCAAAGCTGGAGTTATTGGAATGACTAAGACTTGGGCAAAAGAATTATCAAGAAAAGGTGCTCAAATAAGAGTAAATGCAGTTGCACCTGGGTTTATAAAAACACCTATGACTGAAAAAGTTTCGGAGAGAATATTAACAGCTTTGAATGAGAAGATACCATTAAAAAGAATGGGCGAACCTGAAGAAGTGGCAAACTTATATTTGTTCCTTGCCTCTGATGAATCTTCATACATTACTGGACAAGTTATTGGGATAGATGGTGGATTGGTTATTTAAAGTTTAAAAATGGGGGTTGTATAACCCCCATTTTTGTTTTAAAATTTTAATTTTAAAATATGTTCTCTTAAAGCGTCAATTGAAGCGCCATATTCAATGTTATTTCTAAGACCACTAAATGTTATAGAAATTGGATTAAGTGAAATTGAAGATATTTTCTTTTCTAAATTTTGTACAAACCATTTTGAAACTCCTTCTCCAGAAAGAATAATTTTTTCTGGTGTTAATAACTTAATCATATTTGAAATGAAAATTGCTAGATAGTCGAATGTATCTTTGTATAATTCTTCTGCTTTTTTTCTATATGATTTATAAAGATTTCGCATTTCGTTTAAATCATTTTCGTAATTTTCTTGGTTAGATATAAATTCTTTAATGTTTAAATTTTTGTATTTGTATTTTTTTAAATTTGCATAGTCAGAAGCAACAGTTTCAAGACATCCTACTAGGCCACAGTAGCATCTTTCGCTTCCACCAGCGTGGAAATGACCAAGTTCAATAACCTTTCTTTCGCTTTTTTCATAGATTCCGTGCGATTCATAAAAACATGCACCGATTCCAGTTCCATAATTAATTACCAATATTTTTTTTCCACCATGTTTAACAAATTCTTCCGTTGCAATAGCTTCAACATCGTTGATTATTGTAATGGTAGCATTTGGAATTAAAGTTTTGATAATGTTTTTTGGTTCAAAATCTTTTAAATTTAATATGTTTGAATAAACTTTGTTTTTTATAATTTTTCCTGAAAAAGCGATACCAACAGCAACAATATCTTCTTTTGAAGATATTTTATTTATAATTTTTTTGATAACTTTCGGTAAATTTTCGTTTCCTATATCACTTTTGGTGAGTTTTATTGAAATTTTCTCTAACTCTTCAAAATATCCATTGAAAACCGTTAATCCTAAGCTTTCTCTACCAACCCTTACACCGATACTTTTCCAATTATCTTTGTATAATTTTACAAAATGTTTTGGTCTACCAGCAATTCGTTGGTTTTCCTGAAAAATTGATATATATTTATTTTTTTTAAGATTATTCAGTATGTAAGTTAAACTTGAAGGAGTAATTTTCAAAGTATTTATAAGTTCATTTCTGTAGACTTTTTCTTTAAAAAGTAGGTTTAAAAGTATCTTTTTGTAATTAGTTAATTTCAATAAATTACCTCCTTAATTACTTTTAAGTACCTTTTTAAATGGGCGGTAGTTAAGAACTTTTCTTTAACAAGCTTTTTAGCATTTCTTCCAAATTCCTCTTTGAGAGAACTATCATTAATTATATCATATAATGCATCTGCTAGTTCTTTAACGTCGTTACGTAAAAAACCGTTGAAGCCGTCAAGAATTTGTACTTTTACTCCTCCAGTAGGTCTTGCAACAACAGGATTTCCTTTCCAAAGCATTTCTGAGATTACTAAGCCAAATCCTTCTTTAGTTGCTGTATGTAATCCTACAGTAGATATTGTTTGAAATACATTAACTTCTAAATGTCCAACCCCTTTTAAATCTGTTAGAAAATGTATATCCGGATCTGTTCCGGCATATCTTAAAATTTCTTCAAATAGTATCCAACCTTCTGGATCATCTTTTGCCATTGCTGATACGATTAGAAGTTGTAGATCAACTTTTTCTTTTAATATTCTGTAAACGTCTATAGCACTTTTTAAATCTTTCCAAGGATCGAACCGTGCTACAACGGTAATTATTGGCCTGGTGATATCGATATTATATTTTAAAATTATTTCTTTGATAGTTTCTTCAGGAAGTTGTTTATTTTTGTCACTTAAAGGATCTATACTTGGTGGAAATTCAACTGCAATATCTTTAAAAGGTTCTTGCACGTATTCGGTTAAGTGAAACAGAGCTTTTGAATATTTTTTTGCTGCTTTTTTTGTGATTTTTTCCCAAATTATTTTATTAGGGCTGGAAGTGTCTATATGACATCTCCAAATGAACTTCCCTTCTTTAAATAAAGGAATAAAGTATGGTTGAGGATCATGAATAATTACAATGTCAGCATCTAAATTAAGTTTTTCTGCATTTTCTTTGTTGACTTTTTCAAAAAGTTCTAATTCAGAATCTGTGATATCCACATATGCACCTTGGAATGCGTTATGAAGTTTTTTAGTTACATTAAAAAATTCATTAGGAGCTTCAAGTACTTCCCAATATGCGTCTAAACCCAAATCTCTCATTAAAGGTACTAGAGTATATAATAGTTCGGCAACGCCACCGCCATATGAAGTTGCATTAACATGAACAACTCTCAAACCTTTTAGTTCCTTTGCTAAGTTAATAAGTTCATCAACTTCATCACTTACAATATTTTTATAGTTGGAGATTCTTTTAATAGGTAATTCTACTCTCAAAATGTTCACCTCCATAAATTCGAATTTCGAAAAAATTATAACACATTTTATTTTAAAGCAAAAACAAGTTATATTGTAGAATAATATGAATTGCGAAGATTTATTATATTATTTAATAATAATAAGATGTTAACAAATTTAATTAGCAACAATTCCAATTTTTTGTTAAATAAAAAGATATTTTTTTTGTAATGAAATAATTTTGAAAAAATTGTAATTATTCCTGATTAGTACTTTGTAAATGTGATTATTGTTCAAATTTAAACTTAAACTTAGTTTTCAAATTATCGGTAAATATGTTAGTATTAATTCGAAAATTGAAAAAACTATTTTTAAGGAGGAGGTGTAAGTATGAAAAAGTTGTTAGCTTTGGTATCTTTATTAGCGTTATTTGTCGTTTCTTTTTCACTAACTACTATAACCATGACATCTGGGGGTGTCGGAAAAGAACTTGAGGTTTTATATGCGCAGTTAAAAGAGTTCATGAAACAGAATCCAGATATAGTTGTTACTGTTATACCAATGCCAGATTCATCCACTGAAAGACACGATTTATATGTAACTTATTTAGCTGCTGGTGAAAGTGATCCAGATGTGCTTATGCTTGATGTTATATGGCCACCAGAATTTGCACCATTTTTAGAGGATTTGACAAAAGATTACGATTATTTTGAACTTGACAAATTTTTACCAGGAACTGTAAAATCTGTTACAGTTGATGGCAGAATTGTTGCAATACCATGGTTTACTGATGCAGGTCTTTTATACTACAGAAAAGATTTACTTGAGAAATATGGTTATGATCATCCACCACAAACATGGGATGAATTAGTAGAAATGGCTCAGAAAATTTCTAAAGCGGAAGGAATTGAAGGTTTTGTATGGCAAGGTGCAAGATATGAAGGTCTTGTATGTGATTTCATGGAATATGTATGGTCCTTTGGCACAGATGTTTTAGATGATAACGGAAATGTTATTATTAACAATCCAAAAGCAGTTGAAGCGTTGCAATTTATGGTTGATCTTATTTACAAATATAAAATTACACCAGAAGGTGTAACAACCTACATGGAAGAAGATGCAAGAAGAATATTCCAATCAGGTAATGCAGTATTCATGAGAAACTGGCCATATGCTTGGTCACTTGCAAATAGCGATGATTCTCCAATAAAAGGAAAAGTTGGTGTTGTGCCACTTCCAAAAGGACCAGGTGAAGATGGTAGACATGCAGCTACCTTAGGTGGATGGAATTTAGGTATAAACATTTTCTCATCAAAAGAAGAAAAAGAAGCTGCTAAGAAGCTTATAAAGTTCCTAACAAGTGCTAATCAACAGCTTTATAAAGCAGTAAATGCTGGACAAAATCCAACAAGAAAAGAAGTGTATAACGAACCTGAATTAAAAGAAGCCAATCCATTTATGGTAGAATTGTTCGATGTATTTATTAATGCTTTACCAAGACCAAGAACTGCAAATTACGCAGAAGTTTCTGACGCAATTCAAAGATATGTTCATGCAGCATTGACAAGAGAGTTAACGCCTGAAGAAGCACTTTCAAAACTTGAAAAAGAATTAAAATTACTTCTTGGAAAATAAAAATTATGGGGGACTTTGTCCCCCATAATTCTAATATTTTCATTGTGAGGTGATATGGTGCAAAAAAAAGAACCCAGAATTGCTTTTTTTATGATATTACCTGCCATTCTTGTAATTTCCGTAATTGCATTTTTCCCTTTGTTTAAAACCTTTTATGATAGTTTCTTCTCTTTCAGTTTGAATCCCAGATTTCCTAGGGAATTCATTGGTTTTGGTAATTATGTAAGACTTTTTCGTGATCCAAGATTTTGGGATGCGTTAAAAACAACGATTATTTTCACAGTTGTTTCTGTGACATTAGAAACTATTTTAGGACTGATGATTGCACTTGTTGTACATCAAGAATTTAAATTTCGTGGAGCAGTAAGAGCTGCAATGTTAATTCCATGGGCTATACCTACTGCAATTTCATCTCAAATGTGGAGATGGATGTTTAACGACCAATTTGGTATAATGTCAAGATTTTTTGAAAAATTACATATTATTGAACCTGGTACGCCAATTCTTGGAAGACCTGGTCTTGCATTATTTGCTATAATTCAAGTTGACGTGTGGAAGACAACACCGTTTATGGCTTTACTGATCCTTGCCGGTTTACAACTTATACCTGAACAGTTGTACGAAGCAGCAAAAATTGATGGTGCTAATATGCTTCAAAGATTTTTTAGAATAACACTCCCACAGTTAACACCAACCATAGCAGTGGCATTGATATTTAGAACTTTGGATGCTTTAAGAGTTTTTGATGTTGTATATGTAATGACACGTGGAAGCGTAGGAACTGAAACTTTATCCGTATATAACAGAGTACTTTTGATGGATAGAGCTTTCACCAGTGCTTCGTTTGGATATGGTTCAGCTTTGTCAGTGGTAATATTTATTTTGATATCAATATTTGCAATAGTTTATATAAAATCTTTAAAACTCCAATTTGAATGAGGAGTGTGAAAAGAATGCAAACAAGAAAAATTATATATAAGGTAATTTTATATCTGTTAGTTGCTATTATTTTAATATGGTGTATTTTTCCTTTTTATTGGGCGGTTGTGTCATCTTTAAAGCCGGATCAAGATTTGTTTGAAATAAATCCATCACTTTTTCCAAAAAGAATTACGTTTGAAAATTATATAAAAGTATTCACCGAAAGGCCATTTCATGTGAATATTTGGAATAGTATTGTTGTTGCTGGTACTACTACGATTGTTTCTTTAATAATTGGTTCTCTAGCAGCTTATGCAATTGCAAGACTAAGATTTAAAGGTAAAGTTATTGTTATGTCATTGATTTTAGCAGTTAGTATGTTTCCTCAAGTTTCCATATTAGGTTCTTTATTTGTATTACTTAGAAGTATGAAGTTGATAAATACTTATCCAGGTTTGATTTTACCTTATGTATCTATCACTCTCCCATTAACTACGTGGATTTTACAGAATTTCTTTAAAGAGTTACCAAAAGAGGTGGAAGAATCGGCAGCCATTGATGGTTGTTCAAGGCTTAGAACACTTTGGTCTATTGTACTACCAATGGCAGCCCCAGGACTTGTTGCAACAGGATTATTGACATTTATTTCTGCTTGGAATGAGTTCTTATTTGCTCTTACTTTTATGCAAAGGCCTGAAAAGTATACCGTGCCAGTTGCAATAGCACTTTTTAAAGGTGCGTCACAATATGAAATTCCATGGGGGCAAATTATGGCTGCAGCTGTAATAGTTACAGCACCATTGGTTATTCTTGTATTAATATTCCAGAAAAAAATTATTGCAGGTTTATCAGCTGGTTCGGTAAAGGGGTGAGATATTGAGAAATTTAACTATTAGAAAGTTTAATGAATTATATGATGAAGGAAAAATAACTTCTGAGAAATTGGTTGAATTTTACTTAGAACGTATTGCAAATGTTTCTTTAAATGCTATTTTAGAAATCAATCCAGATGCTTTGTTTATTGCAAGAGCAATGGATGAGGAAAGAAAAATAGGGAAAAAGCGAAGTAATTTGCATGGTGTTCCGGTAATAATCAAGGGAAATATAGATACAAATGATAAAATGCAAACGACTGCTGGTGCAAAAGTACTTTCAGGAAATTATGCAAAAAAGGATGCATTTTTAGTCCGAAAATTAAGGGAAGCTGGAGCTGTAATTATAGGAAAGGCAAATCTAACAGAATTTGCAAATTTCGTTTCTTTTAAAATGCCAAATGGTTTTAGCAGGTTAGGAGGACAAACAAAAAATCCGTATGGGGAATTTGACACAGGAGGTTCAAGTTCAGGTTCTGCAGTAGCAGTGGCTGCTGACTTTGCACTTGTTTCTATAGGCACTGAAACATCAGGTTCGATATTATCGCCTGCGAGTAGTAATTCCTGTGTTGGTTTAAAACCAACAGTTGGAACAGTTAGTAGATCTGGGATTATACC is a window encoding:
- a CDS encoding glycosyltransferase → MRVELPIKRISNYKNIVSDEVDELINLAKELKGLRVVHVNATSYGGGVAELLYTLVPLMRDLGLDAYWEVLEAPNEFFNVTKKLHNAFQGAYVDITDSELELFEKVNKENAEKLNLDADIVIIHDPQPYFIPLFKEGKFIWRCHIDTSSPNKIIWEKITKKAAKKYSKALFHLTEYVQEPFKDIAVEFPPSIDPLSDKNKQLPEETIKEIILKYNIDITRPIITVVARFDPWKDLKSAIDVYRILKEKVDLQLLIVSAMAKDDPEGWILFEEILRYAGTDPDIHFLTDLKGVGHLEVNVFQTISTVGLHTATKEGFGLVISEMLWKGNPVVARPTGGVKVQILDGFNGFLRNDVKELADALYDIINDSSLKEEFGRNAKKLVKEKFLTTAHLKRYLKVIKEVIY
- the fabG gene encoding 3-oxoacyl-[acyl-carrier-protein] reductase, whose translation is MRLSGKVCIITGAASGIGKAASLLFSKEGATVIACDLSKENLELLVKENPGPGIIDYYILNVTDREAISKMVNDVVEKYGKIDVLVNNAGITRDALLLRMKEEDWDAVINVNLKGVFNMTQAVAPIMLKQGKGSIINTSSIVGVFGNIGQTNYSATKAGVIGMTKTWAKELSRKGAQIRVNAVAPGFIKTPMTEKVSERILTALNEKIPLKRMGEPEEVANLYLFLASDESSYITGQVIGIDGGLVI
- a CDS encoding carbohydrate ABC transporter permease — protein: MVQKKEPRIAFFMILPAILVISVIAFFPLFKTFYDSFFSFSLNPRFPREFIGFGNYVRLFRDPRFWDALKTTIIFTVVSVTLETILGLMIALVVHQEFKFRGAVRAAMLIPWAIPTAISSQMWRWMFNDQFGIMSRFFEKLHIIEPGTPILGRPGLALFAIIQVDVWKTTPFMALLILAGLQLIPEQLYEAAKIDGANMLQRFFRITLPQLTPTIAVALIFRTLDALRVFDVVYVMTRGSVGTETLSVYNRVLLMDRAFTSASFGYGSALSVVIFILISIFAIVYIKSLKLQFE
- a CDS encoding ABC transporter substrate-binding protein, which codes for MKKLLALVSLLALFVVSFSLTTITMTSGGVGKELEVLYAQLKEFMKQNPDIVVTVIPMPDSSTERHDLYVTYLAAGESDPDVLMLDVIWPPEFAPFLEDLTKDYDYFELDKFLPGTVKSVTVDGRIVAIPWFTDAGLLYYRKDLLEKYGYDHPPQTWDELVEMAQKISKAEGIEGFVWQGARYEGLVCDFMEYVWSFGTDVLDDNGNVIINNPKAVEALQFMVDLIYKYKITPEGVTTYMEEDARRIFQSGNAVFMRNWPYAWSLANSDDSPIKGKVGVVPLPKGPGEDGRHAATLGGWNLGINIFSSKEEKEAAKKLIKFLTSANQQLYKAVNAGQNPTRKEVYNEPELKEANPFMVELFDVFINALPRPRTANYAEVSDAIQRYVHAALTRELTPEEALSKLEKELKLLLGK
- a CDS encoding carbohydrate ABC transporter permease, yielding MQTRKIIYKVILYLLVAIILIWCIFPFYWAVVSSLKPDQDLFEINPSLFPKRITFENYIKVFTERPFHVNIWNSIVVAGTTTIVSLIIGSLAAYAIARLRFKGKVIVMSLILAVSMFPQVSILGSLFVLLRSMKLINTYPGLILPYVSITLPLTTWILQNFFKELPKEVEESAAIDGCSRLRTLWSIVLPMAAPGLVATGLLTFISAWNEFLFALTFMQRPEKYTVPVAIALFKGASQYEIPWGQIMAAAVIVTAPLVILVLIFQKKIIAGLSAGSVKG
- a CDS encoding ROK family protein, yielding MKLTNYKKILLNLLFKEKVYRNELINTLKITPSSLTYILNNLKKNKYISIFQENQRIAGRPKHFVKLYKDNWKSIGVRVGRESLGLTVFNGYFEELEKISIKLTKSDIGNENLPKVIKKIINKISSKEDIVAVGIAFSGKIIKNKVYSNILNLKDFEPKNIIKTLIPNATITIINDVEAIATEEFVKHGGKKILVINYGTGIGACFYESHGIYEKSERKVIELGHFHAGGSERCYCGLVGCLETVASDYANLKKYKYKNLNIKEFISNQENYENDLNEMRNLYKSYRKKAEELYKDTFDYLAIFISNMIKLLTPEKIILSGEGVSKWFVQNLEKKISSISLNPISITFSGLRNNIEYGASIDALREHILKLKF